The genomic stretch GGCGGATATTCGACAAGAAATTGCAGAAGCGCCTACCCTAGCAGCTCAACTCGCCGATCGCCAGTTGATCTTGAGTGAAGAAAGACTACTAGACGAGCGAATAACGGAACAAACGGCTCAATGGCGAAGGGAATTAAAAGCCGATCTCTTAGAGATGATCGAAGAACAACATGATTTCTTTAGCGCTACGGATGCTTCGATCGCCGTAAGGGGATATGCCAATGACTTAAAAGCAATCGGTGCACTTGAAGAAGTAGTAGAAGCCCTGATCAACCAAATAAATTCCCACAGTGAAGAAGGTCCCGTAGCCCGCTTGCGAGGTAGCCATGAACAGACACTTACCTTTATTTACAATAAGGCTCTTGAAAATCGTTCCCGTGTCGATCGCGCTCCCGATGTGCAACCTAGCGCGAGACACCGTAAGACCGAAAAACGCCCTGCTTTATATACCGACCTCAGTGGCAAGGTTTTAGTCTTTGGAGGACACGATCGCTTACAAACGGCTGTAAAAAATCGATTGCGCGATTCGGCAATTAATTTAATGTGGTACACCGAGCAGGATGGGTTACAGCTTGCCGCGCAGGGTGAGAGTCAAATTGCAGGTGGGGATTTAATTATTATCGTGACGGGTTATGCGAGCCACTCACTCACGGAAAGAGCGATCGAGGCTTGTCGTCGAGCAAATAAGACCTATGAAATTGTGAATACAACGGGTATGACCAGACTATTAGAAGTAATCGAATCGGGACTAAAGGCAAAACAATTAGCACGCCATTGGAAACAAGGATAAAAAATTAGGTTCTTTATAAACTAGAGAGAGTTGCGGTGCAAAGCACCGCAACTCTCTCTAGTTTTTTAATGTCTTAACTAGCGATAAGCTCAAGAATCAATAAATTTCTATGACCAAACCATCTCCTCAACCATCACAACCACATAAATCCAAGAAGCCCAATCAAGGTAAAAAATCAAAGGCATCTAACTTTTGGAAAGAAACTGCTCAAACCTTAGGCTTAACGGTTGCTTTAGCGTTTGGATTTCGGGTCACGATCGCACAGGCTTACTATCTACCGCCATCGGGTTCGATGGAGCCAACTTTGCAAAATTACGATCGCGTGATGGTAGACAAACTCAGTTATCGCTTTCAAACGCCAAAACGCTATGACATCATCGTATTTGAGCCAAATGAGGCTGTAGTAAAAGGGTGTAGTCTATCTGCTGAGAAGCAAAAAAGCTCATTGATTAAGCGCGTGATTGGTTTACCAGGCGATCGCGTCGAGATCAAGGATGGAACTACCTATATCAATGGTCAGCCTTTATCGGAGCCATATTTAACAAAAGCTCCTGAATATGAGTTGCCACCAATAACCGTCCCTGCCCATGCCTACTTTGCCCTAGGCGATAATCGCAATAATAGTTGTGATGGGCATATTTGGGGCTTTGTACCGCAGCAAAACATCATTGGTAAGGCAGCTTTTCGATTCTGGCCAATTGATCATTTTGGTAATATCGATAAATGAGAATAATCTGTAAGTATCTAAGCGCAATTAAATATAAAATCCCAAAACCTGTGGCGCACGCTGCGCGTGCGTCACAGGTTTTGGCTTTGGGTTTTAATTACTACTTACTGCATCGAGTGCGATGGAGATTGCAGATTATTTTTGGCAAAAACGTTAGATAGATGTATGGATAAACAGCAGATAAAAGAAGCAATCACTGCGGCTGATCTCGATCGCATTGTGGAAATGGCATGGGAAGACCGCACCAGCTTTGATACGATTTACGACCAATTTGGCATTTCTGAGGCGGAAGTGATTAAAATCATGCGTAAGTCAATGAAACGCTCATCATTTCTAATGTGGCGAGAAAGGGTAAGTGGTCGCAAAACTAAACACGCAAAGACCTCTGAGGCGCAAAGATTTCGCTGTAGTCAACAAGATAAATTCAAGTCTCGCTAACTAATCTTTTGCCCTTGGGCAGAATTATTTTTAAGTAGCTCAGCATACTTAAAACCCGAAACCAGAGCGTGGTTCGCCCGCTACGCGGGCGAACCACGCTTCTAGGTTTTAAGTTCGTGGTATGTAGAGCTAGCTACTTAGCATCTCTAGGGAGGTAACTATGCGCTTAGTTCGTAATTTTGCGGTTTTAGGAATATTGCTAACGGCTGTGGGTATGCCTATTGCCGTAACACCAAAATTAGAATTACTTGGGTTAAAGGCGATCGCCCAAAGCTCTAATAGTTCTGACGAATTGCGAAAACAGCAAATTACAGAGGCAGTTTACCTCAAACAATCGGGATACGATCGCTTACAAAAAGCAGACCCACAAGGAGCGATCGCGGATCTGCAAAAAGCCATCGAACTATTCCGCAAATGGAATGCCACGGGGGGAGAGCGAGATACCTTAAACGTTTTAGGAGAGGTCTATTTAACGACGGGGAAGTATGACAAGGCGATGCCCTATTTCCAGCAAGCCTTGAAAATTGCCAAGGAAATTGCAAAGTCTCCCGATGGCGATCCTGTGGATATTGGCTACACCTTGCAATATATTGCCGATGTCCATGACAAACAACGTCAATATGACCAAGCTTTACCCATCTATCAACAGGCGCTTGATATTTTTCGCGATCGCTTAAAAGCGAAAAAAGGCGATCGGGAATCTTTGCTGACCAGTGAGAGCGTGACGCTAGCACGCATGGCTTCGATTTATTTTAAATCCGCCCAATATGATCGTGCATTGGCAAGTTATCAGCAAATGTTACCGATTGCCATTGAGCGCAACGATATCATCGGCAGGGTACAAACCTTAAATAATATTGGTGTAATCTATGCTAACCAAACCCAATACCAGCAGGCTTTAGAGTCCTATGAGCAGTCTCTCACCCTAGTTCGCACACTCTGTTGTTATCGTGGCGATGAGGCAGCCATTCTCAATAATTTGAGCGCTCTATATTTTAGTTTGGGACAAAACCGTCGTGCCTTAGATTTTGCCGATCAAGCAACCAAGATCTACTTTAAACTCACAACAAATGATGTAGCGGGATTAAAAAAAATAGAAATTGAACTACTCCATGATGTTCTTGGTGAGGACAATAGCAATCCAACTCTCACTAGTCGCGGGCTGTCGGTGCGAGCTACTGTGGGCGATACTGCTAACAATGATGTAACCGTCAAAGCAGGACAGGCAAACAATCTCAATAATCTGGCACAACTCTATAGCAACAGTGGCAAATATAAAGAGGCGATCGCATTCTTTCAAAAGGCAAGAAACATCTATCAAGATATTGGTAATGATTTAGGAATTGGCATCACCCTAGACAATATTGGTAGTACCTATACTCGGTTAGGACAGACAGAACAGGCGATTTCATTTCATCAGCAGGCTCTCAGTCAATACGAGAAGGTTGGCGATCGTGCAGGTATTGGTGTTGCCTTGAGTAATCTTGGTCGTGCCTATGCTAACAATAGTAAGCAAATAGAAGCCATCAATGCTTATCAAAAAGCTTTAAATATTGCCAGAGAAGTACGCGATCCTAGTACAGAATCAGTGATACTCGCGAATATTGGCGATTTATTAGCACAACAGAAACAAATCGATAGCGCGATCGCTTTTCTCAAACAATCAGTAAATGTACGCGAATCGATTCGTCAATCGATCAGAATGCTGCCGCGTGAAGACCG from Pseudanabaena sp. Chao 1811 encodes the following:
- a CDS encoding DUF2325 domain-containing protein; protein product: MHISELDELEASVSDLLTMAKVELEQNRLQQQRDRQIQEAVAQIEGRLKPLLAKVEQMLEEYNREGGNPDSETKLRLEKKAADIRQEIAEAPTLAAQLADRQLILSEERLLDERITEQTAQWRRELKADLLEMIEEQHDFFSATDASIAVRGYANDLKAIGALEEVVEALINQINSHSEEGPVARLRGSHEQTLTFIYNKALENRSRVDRAPDVQPSARHRKTEKRPALYTDLSGKVLVFGGHDRLQTAVKNRLRDSAINLMWYTEQDGLQLAAQGESQIAGGDLIIIVTGYASHSLTERAIEACRRANKTYEIVNTTGMTRLLEVIESGLKAKQLARHWKQG
- the lepB gene encoding signal peptidase I — translated: MTKPSPQPSQPHKSKKPNQGKKSKASNFWKETAQTLGLTVALAFGFRVTIAQAYYLPPSGSMEPTLQNYDRVMVDKLSYRFQTPKRYDIIVFEPNEAVVKGCSLSAEKQKSSLIKRVIGLPGDRVEIKDGTTYINGQPLSEPYLTKAPEYELPPITVPAHAYFALGDNRNNSCDGHIWGFVPQQNIIGKAAFRFWPIDHFGNIDK
- a CDS encoding TIGR03643 family protein, producing MDKQQIKEAITAADLDRIVEMAWEDRTSFDTIYDQFGISEAEVIKIMRKSMKRSSFLMWRERVSGRKTKHAKTSEAQRFRCSQQDKFKSR
- a CDS encoding CHAT domain-containing protein, producing the protein MRLVRNFAVLGILLTAVGMPIAVTPKLELLGLKAIAQSSNSSDELRKQQITEAVYLKQSGYDRLQKADPQGAIADLQKAIELFRKWNATGGERDTLNVLGEVYLTTGKYDKAMPYFQQALKIAKEIAKSPDGDPVDIGYTLQYIADVHDKQRQYDQALPIYQQALDIFRDRLKAKKGDRESLLTSESVTLARMASIYFKSAQYDRALASYQQMLPIAIERNDIIGRVQTLNNIGVIYANQTQYQQALESYEQSLTLVRTLCCYRGDEAAILNNLSALYFSLGQNRRALDFADQATKIYFKLTTNDVAGLKKIEIELLHDVLGEDNSNPTLTSRGLSVRATVGDTANNDVTVKAGQANNLNNLAQLYSNSGKYKEAIAFFQKARNIYQDIGNDLGIGITLDNIGSTYTRLGQTEQAISFHQQALSQYEKVGDRAGIGVALSNLGRAYANNSKQIEAINAYQKALNIAREVRDPSTESVILANIGDLLAQQKQIDSAIAFLKQSVNVRESIRQSIRMLPREDRSAYKQSVSYTYRNLAKLLLQQGRINEAIQILDLLKVQELQDYLRDVKGNERTSSGITLFAPEQAVINSDLKSLINGSPLTTQIQQISSQQEANLASSKSLLANVQKFGDRAAMFYPLLFEDRLFLVLLPAKSAPILRSISIQQQDFTKLLQSFRSDLQDSSSSDVKESSAQLYKYLIKPIEADLKAANIELLLYAPDGQMRYIPLAALYDGKQWLIEKYRFNYLTASGFLDLQTTVKLPLKAIAAAFTQGDFKFSIGSEQFSFTGLPFAGKEINKIAETFPNTTKLFDTFFNRNTTVAQFGEYNIIHLATHAAFVNGTPEDSFVLMGNGDRLNLRELREWKLPNTQLVVLSACQTALGGVVGSGEEILGFGYQIQRTGARAAIASLWTVSDQGTQSLMGSFYTQLQKGNNVINSLREAQLSLLQSKQDKFQHPYFWSAFILIGNGN